The following are encoded in a window of Scophthalmus maximus strain ysfricsl-2021 chromosome 6, ASM2237912v1, whole genome shotgun sequence genomic DNA:
- the ppp4r2b gene encoding serine/threonine-protein phosphatase 4 regulatory subunit 2-B, translating to MEIDSLQEALRDFDKKAKKEACPLLEQFLCHIAKTGETMVQWSQFKNYFLFKLEKVMDDFRASAPEQRGPANPNVESIPFEDMKERILKIVNGYNGIPFTIQRLCELLTEPKRNYTGTDKFLRGVEKNVMVVSCVHPTSEKNGCSAVNRMNGVMLPGNTAAFTERKVNGPGTPRPLNRPKVSLANSLAANGLPDSTDNKDLNTEPEGDTDSCEVSPSEVSLGSSVKNKHPDEDEDMEAEQQEVKRLKFSKDEEEDDDEEDEEEEQDVDTLRPSHAACLSKEAEAMVQEEEEEEKVGYSKESEASSSAAATEDQEPSSSTQAEVCAGSGEEVEQAEREVPCGSQDEGNDMDQTEQQAPAGVLESPETSRDSEESNSDPVSSSSSSSSSSSSSSSIEDSAEAAREDEALAPSSSTTEPPTEGAMESTTLNTGTTEEPMEQD from the exons ATGGAAATTGACTCGCTCCAAGAGGCGCTCAGAG ATTTCGAcaagaaagcaaagaaagagGCATGTCCTCTTCTGGAACAATTTCTATGTCACATTGCCAAGACTGGAGAGACCAT GGTTCAGTGGTCTCAGTTCAagaactacttcctgtttaaaCTGGAGAAGGTGATGGACGACTTCAGAGCCTCTGCACCGGAGCAAAGAGGCCCTGCCAATCCCAACGTGGAGTCGATTCCATTTGAAGATATGAAGGAGAGAATTCTGAAGATTGTGAACGGATACAATGG aataCCATTTACGATCCAGCGCTTGTGTGAGCTGCTCACAGAACCTAAGAGGAACTACACAGGAACAGACAAGTTTCTCCGGGGGGTGGAGAAG AACGTAATGGTGGTAAGCTGTGTACATCCAACCTCAGA GAAAAATGGATGCAGTGCCGTCAATAGAATGAATGGAGTGATGCTTCCTGGGAACACAGCGGCTTTTACAGAGAG GAAAGTGAACGGTCCAGGAACTCCCCGGCCGCTGAATCGGCCGAAGGTGTCTCTGGCCAACTCACTAGCAGCTAATGGTCTGCCAGACAGCACAGACAACAAAGACCTCAACACAGAGCCGGAAGGCGACACAGACTCTTG tgagGTTTCGCCATCAGAAGTCTCCCTGGGGAGCTCGGTGAAGAACAAACACCCAGACGAAGATGAGGACATGGAAGCCGAGCAGCAGGAGGTGAAGAGACTGAAGTTCAgcaaggatgaggaggaagatgacgacgaggaggacgaagaggaggagcaggacgtGGACACACTGAGGCCTTCACACGCTGCCTGCCTTTCAAAAGAAGCTGAAGCCATGGtccaagaggaagaggaggaggagaaggtcgGGTACAGCAAGGAGAGTGAAGCTTCCAGCAGCGCGGCTGCTACTGAAGACcaag AACCATCGAGCAGCACGCAGGCGGAGGTGTGTGCAGGCTCaggtgaggaggtggagcaggctGAGAGGGAGGTACCATGCGGCTCCCAGGACGAGGGCAACGACATGGATCAGACGGAGCAGCAGGCGCCGGCAGGCGTCCTGGAGAGCCCCGAGACCAGCAGGGACAGCGAGGAGAGCAACAGCGacccagtgagcagcagcagcagcagtagcagcagcagcagcagcagcagtagcataGAGGATAGTGCAGAAGCGGCCAGAGAAGACGAAGCTCTCGCTCCCTCCAGCAGTACAACTGAGCCTCCCACAGAGGGCGCCATGGAAAGTACCACCTTGAACACTGGGACCACCGAGGAGCCCATGGAGCAGGACTAG
- the pdzrn3b gene encoding E3 ubiquitin-protein ligase PDZRN3-B isoform X3 has product MGCSLCTLQKPEEQYKLLYEVCQVNGKDLSKATHDQAVEAFRTAKEPIVVQVLRRAPHPKLVSADAQVSDTSTQTDITLQHIMALAKLPPASPPMTELEEYLLTEEHPPGHAYFDPNDFLEGIQQDIEREELEYEEVDLYRASIQEKLGLTICYRTDDEDEAGIYISEIDPNSIAARDGRIREGDKIIQINGIEIQNREDAVALLTSEGNQNISLLVARPEIQLDEGWMDDDRNDFLDDLHMDMLEQQHHQAMQFTASMLQQKKHEEDGGTTDTATLLSNHHEKDSGVGRTDESTRNDESSEQENLGDDQTTASNTLGSCRKLTYSQDTLGSADLPFGSESFISADYTDADFLGIPADECERFRELLELKCQMRSSGVQGLYCQGSGAEGQDQEGVDKELELLNEELRTIELECLNIVRAHKMQQLREQCRESWMLHNSGFRNYNTSIDARRHELSDITELPEKSDKDSSSAYNTGESCRSTPLTLELSPDNSLRRGAENQGQAGASGPTSSNGGMIKPLLSPVQEACGPSRSRGSSKDQDGALQAESKERKLGESSKAGRSCSQPHSPYKHAHIPAHAQHYQSYMQLIQQKSAVEYAQSQMSLVSMCRDPITTSDLEPKMEWKVKIRSDGTRYITKRPIRDKLLRERALRIHEERSGMTTDDDAISELKMGRYWSKEERKQHAVRAKEQRQRREFMKQSRADCLKEQSSPEERKEPNIIELSHKKMMKKRNKKIFDNWMTIQELLTHGTKSPDGTRVYNSILSVTTV; this is encoded by the exons GTCAATGGCAAGGACCTGTCCAAGGCCACCCACGACCAGGCGGTGGAGGCCTTCCGCACCGCCAAGGAGCCCATCGTGGTGCAGGTCCTGCGCCGGGCCCCCCACCCCAAACTGGTCAGCGCCGACGCCCAGGTGTCGGACACCAGCACTCAGACCGACATCACCCTCCAGCACATCATGGCCCTCGCCAAGCTGCCCCCTGCTTCGCCCCCCATGACGGAGCTGGAGGAGTATCTGCTCACAGAGGA gcATCCTCCGGGACACGCATACTTTGACCCCAATGATTTCCTGGAGGGCATACAGCAGGACATCGAACGTGAGGAGCTGGAATACGAG GAGGTGGATTTGTACCGAGCCAGTATCCAAGAGAAGCTCGGCTTGACCATCTGTTACAGGACTGATGACGAGGACGAGGCTGGGATCTACATTAGTGAG ATTGATCCGAACAGCATTGCTGCCAGGGATGGCAGGATTAGAGAAGGGGACAAAATCATCCAG ATCAATGGTATTGAGATCCAGAACCGGGAGGATGCTGTCGCCCTGCTGACCAGCGAGGGAAACCAGAATATCTCCCTGCTGGTGGCCAGACCAGAGATCCAG CTGGACGAGGGCTGGATGGACGACGACAGGAACGACTTCCTGGATGACCTCCACATGGAcatgctggagcagcagcaccatcagGCCATGCAGTTCACCGCCAGCATGCTTCAGCAG AAGAAGCACGAGGAGGACGGAGGCACCACCGACACAGCCACGCTGCTGTCCAACCACCACGAAAAGGACAGCGGGGTCGGGCGCACGGACGAAAGTACGCGGAACGACGAGAGCTCCGAGCAGGAGAACCTCGGTGACGACCAGACCACAGCCTCCAACACGTTGGGCAGCTGCAGAAAGCTGACCTACAGCCAGGACACCCTGGGCAGCGCCGACCTGCCCTTCGGCAGCGAGTCGTTCATCTCGGCTGACTACACCGACGCCGACTTCCTGGGCATCCCGGCCGACGAGTGCGAGCGCTTCAGGGAACTCCTGGAGCTGAAGTGCCAGATGAGGAGCAGCGGCGTTCAGGGCCTGTACTGCCAGGGCAGCGGGGCCGAAGGTCAAGACCAGGAGGGCGTGGacaaggagctggagctgctcaaCGAGGAGCTGCGCACCATCGAGCTGGAGTGCCTGAATATCGTCCGTGCCCACAAGATGCAGCAGCTGAGGGAGCAGTGCCGCGAGTCCTGGATGCTCCACAACAGCGGCTTCCGCAACTACAACACTAGCATCGATGCCCGCCGCCACGAGCTCTCAGATATCACAGAGCTGCCAGAGAAATCGGACAAGGACAGCTCCAGTGCCTACAACACTGGCGAGAGCTGCCGCAGCACCCCTCTGACGCTGGAGCTGTCTCCTGACAACTCGCTccgcagaggagcagagaaccAGGGTCAGGCCGGGGCGTCCGGCCCCACCAGCTCCAACGGCGGGATGATCAAGCCCCTCCTGTCCCCTGTCCAGGAAGCCTGTGGCCCCAGCCGGAGCAGAGGCTCCTCCAAAGATCAAGACGGGGCCCTGCAGGCAGAGAGCAAGGAGAGAAAGTTGGGAGAGTCCAGTAAGGCGGGGCGGAGCTGTTCCCAGCCACACTCGCCTTATAAGCACGCTCACATCCCCGCCCATGCCCAGCACTACCAGAGCTACATGCAGCTGATCCAGCAGAAATCAGCTGTGGAGTACGCCCAGAGCCAAATGAGCCTGGTCAGCATGTGCCGGGaccccatcaccaccagtgaCCTAGAGCCCAAGATGGAGTGGAAGGTGAAGATCCGCAGCGACGGCACCCGCTACATCACCAAGCGCCCTATCCGGGACAAGCTGCTGAGGGAGCGCGCCCTCCGCATTCACGAGGAGCGCAGCGGCATGACCACCGACGACGACGCCATAAGCGAGCTGAAGATGGGCCGCTACTGgagcaaggaggagaggaagcagcacGCCGTTCGCGCCAAGGAGCAGAGACAGCGCCGCGAGTTCATGAAGCAGAGCCGAGCCGACTGTCTGAAGGAGCAGAGCAGcccagaggagagaaaggagccCAACATCATCGAACTCAGCCACaaaaagatgatgaagaagaggaataagaaaatatttgacaacTGGATGACAATCCAGGAACTTCTGACCCACGGTACCAAGTCACCGGACGGCACCAGGGTTTACAACTCAATCCTGTCTGTGACCACAGTCTAA